The Osmerus eperlanus chromosome 22, fOsmEpe2.1, whole genome shotgun sequence genome window below encodes:
- the LOC134009153 gene encoding uncharacterized protein LOC134009153, protein MLPNRNKSALSYYTPLVLDTHETSAHSKIKMKGKKSNKTRHKKMKTYIPVDNQETSPEDLLKIRQNKILLVGKPGIGKTTVTHQMLNLWTETDSKELDYMFYFDMREMSRITNPMTLEGLLFDLYCEPEENKTEVLKDIMKNSENVTIIFDGLTDLSSPSVVKRLVKKDLLCDAKIVITCRPEVASEDVLSESSTLRVEVEGFSDESIRMYLEMMLSAEPESLSSVFSNLELFSLCHVPMYAFMVVTCISFCTQVFKPLCTVTEMYINILRHCIQKHCDTFLRHLDTCVTVNKDNIMSLAETAFTATQQKMVTFTELSCEESNVQFAFLRAIMVRDAPTAMENFSTFLHYTVQEFFAALWLLQNPDNITVVLQECLTEERKHMKHIVPFLCGLLNANHTKMLKCLVPAEKIMTTADWFIKKLVDTFVPLQSNQEQANHEESWPERDLQFLCQCLYESQSTEACLLLLDKLDYQLDLSEEHLDPHYCCTVAYVINQCRERKVRLDLKECTVSDQGHKLLLGCLRNIESLGADPSMLCHLWTTLLGCEAERDFIGFLGHCKNELHLPAVGKQRVFERAGAVMKQSPERVNLCLHWDHSTPLSEDLIRTILQCLTHINSLRYDHISTATVLCPLSFLVICVACFLCSLLFVQALQSVYQSAAPAVWFIDLSERKSSVLLEVLKLQPEKKPVKLMGWSDEESEVRSFLQCLPYISQLSFPTYWYEKKKNIEVLVDLLSQAAQCEELTRKKNLKLLSSVWSYKNFPFSDMDDDDQSDFLLDLCSHVKDYETQTGRSVLQALQSVYQSAAPAVWSINLSKRKASILLEVLKLQPEKKPVGLRGWSDEESEVRSFLQCLPYISHLCFPTYRDKKKETTRLLVDLLSQAAQWEEQTGEKTLKLLSSVCSYKTFPLRDMDDDYDDDQSDFLLDLYSHVKDYETQTGRSVLPALQSVYQSAAPLVWSIDLSERKASILLKVLKLQPEKKPVELRGWSDEESEVKSFLQCLPYISQLGFLTYWDKKKKTIEVLVDLLSQAAQWEEQTGEKTLKLLSSVCSYNSFPFWGIEDYYYDDDQSDFLLDLYSHVKDYETQTGRSVLPALQSVYQSAAPAVWSIDLSERKASILLEVLKLQPEKKPVDLMGWSDEESEVRSFLQCLPYISHLCFPTYRDKKKETTRLLVDLLSQAAQWEEQTGEKTLKLLSSVCSYKTFPLRDMDDDYDDDQSDFLLDLYSHVKDYETQTGRSVLPALQSVYQSAAPLVWSIDLSERKASILLKVLKLQPEKKPVELRGWSDEESEVKSFLQCLPYISQLGFLTYWDKKKKTIEVLVDLLSQAAQWEEQTGEKTLKLLSSVCSYNSFPFWGIEDYYYDDDQSDFLLDLYSHVKDYETQTGRSVLPALQSVYQSAAPAVWSIDLSERKASILLEVLKLQPEKKPVDLMGWSDEESEVRSFLQCLPYISHLCFFKYLIKKKETIEFLVDLLSQAAQWEEQTGEKTLKLLSSVCNYKTFPFWDIQDYRYQSDFLLDLYSKVKDYETQTGRSVLPALQSVYQSAPAVWSIHLSERKASILLEVLKLQPEKTPVKLRGWSDEEREVRSFLQCLPYISQLRLNESMAVHLSRLVRTGRLASQVTIKELYLVLEKVWLSEEALSRVVSSVASLLRLWSVQCLDLTQFSIHPHSLLTLLGHHGPLTLRLCSEAVQQLAVVVYEAQDKQLTRSFLEKLGRDLTCSLDWEVLFYLIKNSTQNIKIQVDLRKLKLSEKNTSDLLCFIDRIVIKRPSTSFMLSTIREMYASRASDRVSSLLWSVNHVINLNTRELNTVDCAALCFTLQHSRARVKLKLLWTSVPPGAIEGILPLLDRVSHLSVDRRLLLTFLRCSAASPVQQGAAASLSAELLRTLQFRLDLSCSSVDLSEQEGGDPLCVSVGDCRNLSTVLRDSYPSLPTHTQPQLILKDCEVEDAALRELLPILRMIKLSTSKALLLRLMEECVTGASSPRYADSLCGTLGRELDLSETRLDQRACGSLALVLEHSEGLSELDLSHCQLTDQHLELLLPHLHKAQVLDLSHNDITDALSDRIIQLVSINSSVSVVWLFNNRILDKEPFLTDKRFEIW, encoded by the exons ATGCTACCAAATCGAAATAAATCAGCTCTGTCTTACTACACTCCTCTTGTATTAGACACACATGAGACTTCCGCTCACTCAAAAATCAAGATGAAAGGCAAAAAAAGCAATAAAACTCGGCACAAAAAGATGAAGACCTACATTCCTGTGGACAATCAGGAAACATCACCAGAGGATCTGCTAAAGATACGACAGAACAAAATTCTTCTGGTTGGAAAACCTGGAATTGGAAAGACAACTGTCACCCATCAAATGTTAAACCTCTGGACTGAGACAGATTCAAAAGAACTGGATTACATGTTTTACTTTGACATGAGAGAGATGTCTCGCATCACAAATCCCATGACTTTGGAAGGTCTTCTCTTTGACCTGTATTGCGAGCCAGAAGAAAATAAGACAGAGGTGTTAAAAGATATTATGAAGAACTCTGAAAACGTCACCATCATATTTGATGGACTCACagatctctcttctccctcagtGGTAAAGAGACTTGTGAAGAAGGACCTCCTGTGTGACGCTAAGATAGTGATCACATGTCGACCAGAAGTTGCATCAGAAGATGTCCTGTCAGAGTCGTCTACTCTGAGAGTGGAAGTGGAAGGCTTCAGTGATGAGTCCATCCGAATGTACTTGGAAATGATGCTGAGTGCCGAGCCAGAGTCCCTGAGCAGTGTTTTCAGCAATCTGGAGTTGTTCAGTCTCTGCCATGTCCCAATGTATGCGTTTATGGTTGTTACGTGTATTTCTTTCTGCACACAAGTTTTTAAACCTCTGTGCACAGTAACAGAGATGTACATCAACATCCTACGCCACTGCAtccaaaaacattgtgacacATTCTTAAGGCACCTGGATACATGTGTCACTGTGAATAAAGACAACATAATGTCTTTGGCAGAAACCGCTTTTACAGCAACACAACAGAAGATGGTGACTTTTACAGAACTGAGTTGTGAAGAAAGCAATGTCCAGTTTGCTTTTTTGAGAGCTATCATGGTTAGGGATGCACCCACAGCTATGGAAAACTTTTCGACATTTCTTCACTACACGGTACAGGAATTTTTTGCTGCTCTTTGGCTGTTACAGAATCCGGACAACATCACTGTGGTCCTTCAGGAGTGCCTGACTGAGGAGAGGaaacacatgaaacacataGTTCCTTTCTTGTGTGGACTTCTGAATGCAAACCACACTAAAATGTTAAAGTGTCTGGTACCAGCTGAAAAAATCATGACGACGGCAGATTGGTTCATCAAGAAACTGGTGGACACATTTGTTCCTCTCCAATCAAACCAAGAACAGGCAAATCATGAAGAGTCATGGCCTGAAAGGGATCTCCAGTTTCTATGCCAGTGTCTGTATGAATCTCAATCCACTGAGGCCTGTCTGCTTCTATTGGACAAGCTGGACTATCAGCTCGACCTGAGTGAAGAGCATCTGGATCCTCATTATTGTTGTACGGTGGCCTATGTGATCAATCAGTGCAGAGAAAGAAAAGTAAGGCTGGATTTGAAAGAGTGCACTGTGTCAGACCAGGGCCATAAGCTGTTACTTGGCTGTCTGCGGAATATTGAATCTCTTGG GGCTGACCCCTCAATGCTGTGTCACCTCTGGACAACTTTATTGGGCTGTGAGGCCGAAAGGGACTTCATTGGCTTTCTGGGTcactgtaaaaatgaattgcatcTTCCAGCCGTTGGTAAACAAAGAGTATTTGAGAGAGCTGGAGCTGTTATGAAGCAGAGTCCAGAGAGGGTAAACCTCTGTCTGCACTGGGACCACAGCACTCCTCTCAGTGAAGATCTCATCCGCACCATTTTACAGTGTTTGACTCATATCAACTCTCTCAGGTATGATCATATTTCCACAGCCACTGTGTTATGTCCCCTGTCCTTTTTAGTCATTTGCGTTGCttgttttctttgttctttgttgTTTGTTCAAG CATTACAGTCAGTTTACCAGTCAGCTGCTCCTGCAGTCTGGTTCATAGACCTCTCAGAGAGAAAATCCTCCGTCCTCCTAGAAGTGCTGAAACTCCAACCAGAGAAGAAACCAGTAAAGCTGATGGGCTGGTCAGATGAAGAGAGTGAAGTGAGGAGCTTCCTACAGTGTCTGCCGTACATCTCACAGCTCAG TTTTCCTACATACTggtatgaaaagaaaaaaaacattgaggTCCTGGTGGATCTCCTGTCTCAAGCAGCACAGTGTGAAGAACTGACAAGAAAGAAGAACCTGAAGCTGCTGTCATCAGTGTGGAGTTACAAGAATTTCCCCTTCAGTGACatggatgatgatgatcagtCTGACTTCCTGCTGGACCTGTGCTCCCATGTGAAGGACTATGAGACTCAAACAGGCAGGAGTGTCCTTCAAGCTTTACAGTCAGTTTACCAGTCAGCTGCTCCTGCAGTCTGGTCCATAAACCTCTCAAAGAGAAAGGCCTCCATCCTCCTAGAAGTGCTGAAACTCCAACCAGAGAAGAAACCAGTAGGTCTGAGGGGCTGGTCAGATGAAGAGAGTGAAGTGAGGAGTTTCCTTCAGTGTCTGCCCTACATCTCACATCTCTG TTTTCCTACATACCgggataaaaagaaagaaaccacTAGGTTACTGGTGGATCTCCTGTCTCAAGCAGCACAGTGGGAggagcagacaggagagaagacccTGAAGCTGCTGTCATCAGTGTGCAGTTACAAGACTTTCCCCCTCAGGGACATggatgatgattatgatgatgatcaGTCTGACTTCCTGCTGGACCTGTACTCCCATGTGAAGGACTATGAGACTCAAACAGGCAGGAGTGTCCTTCCAGCATTACAGTCAGTTTACCAGTCAGCTGCTCCTCTAGTCTGGTCCATAGACCTCTCAGAGAGAAAAGCCTCCATCCTCCTAAAAGTGCTGAAACTCCAACCAGAGAAGAAACCAGTAGAGCTGAGGGGCTGGTCAGATGAAGAGAGTGAAGTGAAGAGTTTCCTACAGTGTCTGCCCTACATCTCACAGCTCGG TTTTCTTACATACTgggataaaaagaaaaaaaccatTGAGGTCCTGGTGGATCTCCTGTCTCAAGCAGCACAGTGGGAggagcagacaggagagaagacccTGAAGCTGCTGTCATCAGTGTGCAGTTACAATTCTTTCCCCTTCTGGGGCATAGAGGATTATTATTATGATGATGATCAATCTGACTTCCTGCTGGACCTGTACTCCCATGTGAAGGACTATGAGACTCAAACAGGCAGGAGTGTCCTTCCAGCATTACAGTCAGTTTACCAGTCAGCTGCTCCTGCAGTCTGGTCCATAGACCTCTCAGAGAGAAAAGCCTCCATCCTCCTAGAAGTGCTGAAACTCCAACCAGAGAAGAAACCAGTAGATCTGATGGGCTGGTCAGATGAAGAGAGTGAAGTGAGGAGTTTCCTTCAGTGTCTGCCCTACATCTCACATCTCTG TTTTCCTACATACCgggataaaaagaaagaaaccacTAGGTTACTGGTGGATCTCCTGTCTCAAGCAGCACAGTGGGAggagcagacaggagagaagacccTGAAGCTGCTGTCATCAGTGTGCAGTTACAAGACTTTCCCCCTCAGGGACATggatgatgattatgatgatgatcaGTCTGACTTCCTGCTGGACCTGTACTCCCATGTGAAGGACTATGAGACTCAAACAGGCAGGAGTGTCCTTCCAGCATTACAGTCAGTTTACCAGTCAGCTGCTCCTCTAGTCTGGTCCATAGACCTCTCAGAGAGAAAAGCCTCCATCCTCCTAAAAGTGCTGAAACTCCAACCAGAGAAGAAACCAGTAGAGCTGAGGGGCTGGTCAGATGAAGAGAGTGAAGTGAAGAGTTTCCTACAGTGTCTGCCCTACATCTCACAGCTCGG TTTTCTTACATACTgggataaaaagaaaaaaaccatTGAGGTCCTGGTGGATCTCCTGTCTCAAGCAGCACAGTGGGAggagcagacaggagagaagacccTGAAGCTGCTGTCATCAGTGTGCAGTTACAATTCTTTCCCCTTCTGGGGCATAGAGGATTATTATTATGATGATGATCAATCTGACTTCCTGCTGGACCTGTACTCCCATGTGAAGGACTATGAGACTCAAACAGGCAGGAGTGTCCTTCCAGCATTACAGTCAGTTTACCAGTCAGCTGCTCCTGCAGTCTGGTCCATAGACCTCTCAGAGAGAAAAGCCTCCATCCTCCTAGAAGTGCTGAAACTCCAACCAGAGAAGAAACCAGTAGATCTGATGGGCTGGTCAGATGAAGAGAGTGAAGTGAGGAGTTTCCTTCAGTGTCTGCCCTACATCTCACATCTCTG TTTTTTTAAATACTtaattaaaaagaaagaaaccatTGAGTTCCTGGTGGATCTCCTGTCTCAAGCAGCACAGTGGGAggagcagacaggagagaaaacCCTGAAGCTGCTGTCATCAGTGTGCAATTACAAGACTTTCCCCTTCTGGGACATTCAGGATTATCGTTATCAATCTGACTTCCTGCTGGACCTGTACTCCAAAGTGAAGGACTATGAGACTCAAACAGGCAGGAGTGTCCTTCCAGCATTACAGTCAGTTTACCAGTCAGCTCCTGCAGTCTGGTCCATACACCTCTCAGAGAGAAAGGCCTCCATCCTCCTAGAAGTGCTGAAACTCCAACCAGAGAAGACACCAGTAAAGCTGAGGGGCTGGTCAGATGAAGAGCGTGAAGTGAGGAGTTTCCTCCAGTGTCTGCCCTACATCTCACAGCTCAG ACTGAATGAGTCCATGGCAGTCCACCTGTCCAGACTGGTGAGGACAGGTAGACTTGCTTCTCAAGTGACCATTAAGGAGCTCTACCTGGTGTTAGAGAAAGTCTGGCTGTCAGAAGAAGCTCTGTCCAGGGTTGTGAGCAGTGTGGCGTCCCTGTTGAGACTCTGGTCAGTTCAGTGTCTGGACCTGACTCagttctccatccatcctcactctctcctcacactgctGGGCCACCACGGCCCTCTGACTCTCAG ACTGTGTTCCGAAGCTGTGCAGCAGCTGGCTGTAGTTGTGTATGAAGCTCAGGACAAGCAGCTGACTCGGTCGTTCCTGGAGAAGCTTGGTAGAGACCTGACCTGCTCTCTGGACTGGGAAGTCCTCTTCTATTTGATAAAGAATTCAACCCAGAACATCAAAATTCAGGTGGACCTCAGGAAGCTCAAGCTCTCAGAGAAGAACACCTCAGATCTTCTATGCTTTATAGACAGGATTGTTATTAAGAG GCCCAGTACCAGTTTTATGTTGTCAACCATCAGAGAGATGTATGCAAGTCGTGCCAGTGACCGTGTGTCCAGTTTGTTGTGGTCAGTAAACCATGTTATCAACCTGAACACCAGAGAGCTGAACACTGTGGACTGTGCTGCTCTGTGCTTCACCCTCCAACACAGCCGTGCCAGAGTCAAACTCAAGCTGCTCTGGACCTCCGTACCACCGGGGGCGATAGAAGGAATCCTGCCTCTTCTGGACAGGGTCTCGCATCTCAG TGTTGACAGGAGACTACTGCTGACTTTCCTCCGCTGTAGCGCTGCCTCTCCTGTCCAACAGGGGGCAGCAGCATCTCTCTCAGCAGAACTGCTCAGGACTCTGCAGTTCAGGCTGGATCTGTCCTGCTCCTCTGTGGACCTGTCtgaacaggagggaggagaccctctgtgtgtgagtgttggggACTGCAGGAACCTCTCCACCGTCCTGAGAGAcagctacccctccctcccaacacacacccagcctcagcTCATCCTGAAAGACTGTGAGGTggaggacgcagccctgagggagCTGCTTCCCATTCTGAGAATGATCAAGCTCAG TACCAGTAAAGCCTTGTTGCTCCGGCTAATGGAGGAGTGTGTCACAGGGGCGTCATCCCCACGCTATGCTGATTCCCTCTGTGGTACCCTGGGTAGGGAGCTGGACCTCAGTGAGACCAGGCTGGACCAGAGGGCCTGTGGGTCTCTGGCCCTGGTTCTGGAACATTCTGAGGGCCTGTCTGAACTGGACTTGAGTCACTGCCAACTTACAGACCAGCACCTGGAGCTCCTGCTTCCACACCTGCACAAAGCACAAGTCCTGGA CCTGAGTCACAATGACATCACTGATGCTCTATCAGACAGAATAATCCAACTGGTCTCCATCAACAGCTCCGTTAGTGTTGTGTG GCTCTTCAATAACAGGATTCTGGACAAAGAGCCCTTCCTGACAGACAAGAGGTTTGAGATCTGGTGA